DNA from Streptomyces luteogriseus:
CGGAGCTCTCGCATCTCCCCTCCGTCGAGCAGGTGTTCTGCTTCGAGAACCGGGGCGCCGAGATCGGCGTGACCCTCCAGCACCCCCACGGGCAGATCTACGCCTACCCCTTCACCACGCCCCGCACCGCCCTGATGCTCCGCTCGGCCGCGACCCACAAGGAGATGACCGGCGGGGAGAACCTCTTCGACGCCGTCCTGGAGCGTGAACTCGCCGGTGAGCGGGTCGTCCTGGAGGGTGAACACTGGGTCGCCTTCGTGCCGTACGCCGCGCACTGGCCGTACGAGGTCCACCTCTACCCCAAGCGCCGTGTGCCCGACCTGCTCGGCCTGGACGAGGGCGCGCGCACAGAGTTCCCCAAGATTTATCTGGAACTCTTGAGGCGCTTCGACCGGATCTTCGGTGAGAGTGAATCCCCGACGCCGTACATCGCGGCCTGGCATCAGGCACCGTTCGGCTCGCTGGAGGAGTTCGACGGGGTCGTGCGCGAGGACTTCGCGCTGCACCTCGAGCTTTTCACCATCCGCCGCACTTCCGGCAAGCTGAAGTTCCTCGCGGGTTCCGAGTCCGGCATGAACGTGTTCATCAACGACGTGCCGCCGGAGCGCGCGGCCGAGCGACTGCGAGAGGTAGCGAGTTCATGAGCGGGAAGTACCTGGTGACGGGCGGCGCGGGATACGTCGGCAGCGTGGTCGCGCAGCACCTGCTGGAGGCCGGTCACGAGGTCGTCGTCCTCGACAACCTCTCCACGGGCTTCCGTGAGGGCGTCCCCGCGGGCGCGACGTTCGTCGAGGGCGACATCCGCGACGCCGCCAAGTGGCTGGACCCCTCCTTCGACGGCGTGCTGCACTTCGCCGCGTTCTCGCAGGTCGGCGAGTCGGTCGTGAAGCCCGAGAAGTACTGGGACAACAACGTCGGCGGCACCATGGCGCTGCTGGCCGCGATGCGCGAGGCGGGCGTGCGCACGCTGGTCTTCTCCTCCACGGCGGCGACGTACGGCGAGCCGGAGCAGGTCCCGATCGTCGAGTCGGCGCCCACGTCCCCGACCAACCCGTACGGCGCCTCGAAGCTCGCCGTCGACCACATGATCACGGGCGAGGCCGCGGCGCACGGACTCGGCGCGGTCTCCCTGCGCTACTTCAACGTGGCGGGCGCGTACGGCGCGTACGGCGAGCGCCACGACCCCGAGTCCCACCTGATCCCGCTGGTCCTCCAGGTCGCGCAGGGCAGGCGCGAGGCGATCTCGGTCTTCGGTGACGACTACCCGACGCCGGACGGCACCTGCGTGCGCGACTACATCCACGTCGCGGACCTGGCCGAGGCCCACCTGCTGGCCCTGACGGCCGCCGCCCCCGGCGAGCACCTGATCTGCAACCTCGGCAACGGCAACGGCTTCTCGGTCCGCGAGGTCATCGAGACGGTCCGCACGGTGACGGGCCACGCGATCCCGGAAGTGGTCGCCCCGCGCCGGGGCGGTGACCCGGCGGTCCTGGTGGCATCGGCCGGCACGGCCCGCGAGAAGCTGGGCTGGAACCCGTCCCGCGCGGACCTCGCGGGGATCGTCGCGGACGCGTGGGACTTCGCGCAGAACATCTCAAGGGAGCAGTAGTGGGCGCACAGCAGGTGCGGGACGGTTTCGAGGAGCTCTACGGAGCCGCCCCCGAGGGTGTCTGGGCGGCCCCGGGCCGCGTCAACCTCATCGGTGAGCACACCGACTACAACGACGGCTTCGTGATGCCCTTCGCGCTGCCGCACACCGCCGTGGCGGCCGTCTCCCGGCGCACGGACGGCGTGCTGCGCCTGCACTCGGCGGACGTCGAGGGCGGGGTGACCGAGCTCCGTCTCGACGATCTCGCCCCCGAGTCGGACAAGAACTGGACGGCGTACCCGGCGGGCGTGGTCTGGGCCCTGCGCGAGGCCGGCCACGCGGTCACGGGCGCGGACATCCACCTGAGTTCCACGGTCCCGTCGGGCGCGGGCCTGTCGTCGTCGGCGGCCCTGGAGATCGTCGTCGCCCTGGCCCTGAACGAGCTGTTCTCCCTCGGCCTGCGGGGCTGGCAGCTGGCCCGCCTGTGCCAGCGCGCGGAGAACATCTACGTCGGCGCCCCGGTCGGCATCATGGACCAGACGGCGTCGGCCTGCTGCGAGACCGGCCACGCCCTGTTCCTCGACACGCGCGACCTCTCCCAGCATCAGATCCCCTTCGACCTGGCCGCCGAGGGCATGCGGTTGCTGGTCGTCGACACGCAGGTCAAGCACTCCCACAGCGAGGGCGAGTACGGCAAGCGCCGCGCCGGCTGCGAGAAGGGCGCGGACCTGCTGGGCGTCGACGCCCTCCGGGACGTCCCCCACGCCGACCTGGACGCGGCGCTGGCCCGCCTTGGCGACGAGGAGGAGGTCCGACGCCTGGTCCGCCACATCGTCACGGAGAACGCGCGCGTCGAACGGGTCGTCTCCCTCCTGGAGTCGGGCGAGACCCGCGCGATCGGTCCCGTCCTGGTCGAGGGCCACGCCTCGCTCCGCGACGACTTCCGCATCTCCTGCCCCGAACTGGACCTGGTCGTCGACACGGCCCTGGCCAACGGGGCCCTGGGCGCCCGCATGACGGGCGGCGGCTTCGGCGGCTCGGCGATCGTCCTCGCGGAGGAGCCGGACGTCGACGCCATCACCAAGGCGGTGACAGAGGCCTTCGCGACGGCGGGCTTCACGACCCCCCGCGTCTTCGAAGCGGTCCCGTCGGCAGGCGCCCACCGCCTCCTCTGACCGGCCCCGGCGAGCGATGCCCTCCCTGCGACTGGGGGAGGGCATCGCCGTCACGGTCAGCGGTTGACGGACGCCGTCCTCGTTCTTCTTCAGGCCGAGGTTGTGGACGACGTAGCTGTTCGGCGTGGTCCTGGTGCCTTGCAGCTTGTTCGCCTGGCGATTCCTGAGGTCCGCCTTGCTCTCGTCGACGCAGTAGGTCAGGGCTGCCGACCGCTTGCCGACCAGCGTCACCTTGCGGTCGTAGTAGCGCAGGGTGCCGGCCCAGC
Protein-coding regions in this window:
- the galT gene encoding galactose-1-phosphate uridylyltransferase, whose translation is MKKTSTRLADGRELIYYDLRDDSVRNATDRRPLDRTVTTSEIRRDPLLGDSVAIASHRQGRTYHPPADECPLCPSAGDRLSEIPDSSYDVVVFENRFPSLAGDSGRCEVVCFTSDHNASFGELTEEQAGLVLEAWTDRTSELSHLPSVEQVFCFENRGAEIGVTLQHPHGQIYAYPFTTPRTALMLRSAATHKEMTGGENLFDAVLERELAGERVVLEGEHWVAFVPYAAHWPYEVHLYPKRRVPDLLGLDEGARTEFPKIYLELLRRFDRIFGESESPTPYIAAWHQAPFGSLEEFDGVVREDFALHLELFTIRRTSGKLKFLAGSESGMNVFINDVPPERAAERLREVASS
- the galK gene encoding galactokinase — translated: MGAQQVRDGFEELYGAAPEGVWAAPGRVNLIGEHTDYNDGFVMPFALPHTAVAAVSRRTDGVLRLHSADVEGGVTELRLDDLAPESDKNWTAYPAGVVWALREAGHAVTGADIHLSSTVPSGAGLSSSAALEIVVALALNELFSLGLRGWQLARLCQRAENIYVGAPVGIMDQTASACCETGHALFLDTRDLSQHQIPFDLAAEGMRLLVVDTQVKHSHSEGEYGKRRAGCEKGADLLGVDALRDVPHADLDAALARLGDEEEVRRLVRHIVTENARVERVVSLLESGETRAIGPVLVEGHASLRDDFRISCPELDLVVDTALANGALGARMTGGGFGGSAIVLAEEPDVDAITKAVTEAFATAGFTTPRVFEAVPSAGAHRLL
- the galE gene encoding UDP-glucose 4-epimerase GalE; the protein is MSGKYLVTGGAGYVGSVVAQHLLEAGHEVVVLDNLSTGFREGVPAGATFVEGDIRDAAKWLDPSFDGVLHFAAFSQVGESVVKPEKYWDNNVGGTMALLAAMREAGVRTLVFSSTAATYGEPEQVPIVESAPTSPTNPYGASKLAVDHMITGEAAAHGLGAVSLRYFNVAGAYGAYGERHDPESHLIPLVLQVAQGRREAISVFGDDYPTPDGTCVRDYIHVADLAEAHLLALTAAAPGEHLICNLGNGNGFSVREVIETVRTVTGHAIPEVVAPRRGGDPAVLVASAGTAREKLGWNPSRADLAGIVADAWDFAQNISREQ